The DNA region ACCTCGATCAGCTGCGAGCCCTCGAAGACCTCGATCGCGGCGCCCATGGCGGTCTCGATCTGGACGACCTTCGGGGTGTTCGGGTCCGAGGGGTCGACGGTCTTCTCGTTGCGGATCAGCGGCAGGCCGAGGATGCCGTCGCGCTCGGAGAGGACCTTCTTGAGCGCCTTGAGGTCGAACCAGATGTTGTTGGTCGAGCAGTACTTGTGGCGGCTGAGGTCCTGCAGCGCCACCTTGTCCTCGTCGCGCGTCTGCGCGGTCTCGCGCAGGATGAGGCGACCGTCGGACTTGCGGCGCGCGAAGTGACCGCCCTTGCGGTCGCTCGGGGTGCGGCGTACGGCCTCGATGGCGAAGGGCGCTCCGCTCTTCGCGAACCAGCCGGCGACCTTCTCGTCGGGGACGGCACCGAGGTTGTCGGAGTTGGAGACGAAGACGCGCTCGTAACCCTGCTCGATGAGCAGGTCGAGCAGCCCGGTGTCGAGCAGGGCGGTGTAGATGTCGCCGTGGCCCGGCGGGCACCACTCGAGCTCGGGGTCCTTGGGCCACTCGACCGGGGTCAGGTCGTCGACGAGCAGGCGCGGCTCGCGGTTCTGCAGGAACTCCAGCGGCAGCCCCTCGACCGGAAGGTCCTGGTAGCGCTCGAGCGCGGCCAGGCTGTCCTCGGAGGTGCGGAAGGAGTTCATCAGCAGCAGCGGGAGGCGTACGTCGTACTTCTCGCGCATGTGCAGGATCTGGCGGGCGATCACGTCCAGGAAGCTGAGGCCCTTGCGCACGCACAGCAGCGACTTGGCGCGGTCCATGCCCATCGAGGTGCCGAGGCCACCGTTGAGCTTGATCACCGCGGTGGTGGAGATGGCGGCGTGCGCCTCGTCGTCGCTGACCACGGCGTCACTGATCGACGGGATGTCGACCGGCTCGATCGTGTCCTCCGGGATCATCCCGGTCTCCCCGTGCTCGAGCTGGCGGTAGTAATGTGCGAATGTCTGCACCGCGACGTCTTCCACGCCGGCGTCGCGCATCTTCGCCATTGCCTTGGCCAAACCTGGGCTACCCATAAAGGAAAGCCTAGGCTGTCGTTGTGTCGGGTTCACACACCCCTCCGGGTTCTGAAGGTCCAGCCCCCGCTGACTTCGTGGGGCGCAAGACTGCCTTACGCGACCAGTTGTTGACCACCCGGGGGCGCATCGGGCTCCCCCGGCTGGGCTCGCTCGCGCGCGCCCTGTCGCAGGTGGTCACTGATATTCCAGACGTACGCAGCGCCGCCACGGTTGCCCTCTACGTCTCGATCGGCACCGAACCGGGCACCGGACCTCTTATCGACGAGCTGGACGCAGCCGGGAAACGCATCCTCCTTCCGTGCCTGCTGCCGGACAACGACCTGGACTGGGCCGTCTACGACGGAGAGCTGGTCCGGGCGGCTCGGGGGCTGCTGGAGCCCGGCGGGGAGCGGCTGGGCGTCTCCGCGATCGCCGGGGCAGACGTGGTGCTCGTCCCGGGCCTGGCCGTCGACTCGAGGGGACATCGGATGGGACGGGGCGGTGGCTCCTACGACCGGATCCTGGCTCGGGTGCCGGCCGGAACCTTTACCTGCGCACTTCTCTATCCGTGGGAGATCGGCGTCCCGGTGCCGGTGGAGGACCACGACCGGGCCGTGGGTGCGGCCGCGAGCGCGGAGGGAATGCAGCGCTTCTCCTAGGCGTTCGCTAATATTGGCAGTCGCACCCGACGAGTGCCAGATTCTGTTCTAGGAGAAACGTGCCCACCTATCAGTACGCCTGCACCGAGTGCGGCCACGCCTTCGACCAGTTCCAGAGCTTCAGCGACGCCTCGCTGACCGAGTGCCCCGAGTGCGGCGGCAAGCTGCGCAAGGTCTTCAGCGCCGCCGGCGTCGTCTTCAAGGGCTCCGGCTTCTACCGCACCGACTCGCGCTCCGGTTCGTCCTCGTCGACGTCGTCCACGTCCTCGACGTCGTCCTCGAGCACCTCGTCCCCGGCTCCCGCAGCCTCCGGCTCCTCGGACTGAGACCGCCCGCGACGGCGGGTTATCCACAGGTTCATCCACACCATCAGCTGGGCTGTGGATAGCGAGATGCGGGAATCGCGGGGGCGACCTAGCGTGCCCGCATGCTCACTCGAATCACGTCCTTCACCCGTCGCGTACGCCGCGGGGTCCTCGCCCACCGACGCCTGCTGGCGTTCCTGCTGACCGCCTCGGCGGTCGCGATCGGGTTCTCGGCCACCCGGCCGGACCCACCCGACACCTCCACGATGGCGGTCGCGTCCCGAGATCTGCCGGTCGGCACGGTCCTCACCGCTGCCGACCTGACCGACATCGAGGCCGACCCCGGCAGCGTGCCCGCCGACCTCGCCGAGGCGCCGCTCGGTGAGCGCCTCGCGGCTCCCCTGCGGCGGGGCGAGCCCGTCACCGACGTACGTCTCGTGGGGCCGGAGCTGACCGAGGGACACCCCGATCTGGTGGCGGTCCCGGTCCGGCTCCCCGATGCCGAGATGGCCGGCCTGCTCCATGTGGGCGACACCGTGGACCTCTACGCCACCGACCCCGCCACCGCCGAGACCGCCCGGGTCACCACCGACACGCTGATCCTCAGCCTCCCTCAAGGCATCGAGCCGAACCGGAATGATTCTTCGGGACAAGGAAAGACCGAAGGGTTTGGCGTCACGAACACTTCGGCGGGGCGTCTGGTCATCGTCGGAGTCGCCGCGAGCAGCGTCGAGGACGTCACATCAGCAGGGGTGGGTGGCTACCTCACCTTCGCGTACTGACGGCCCACGCACGCCATATCCGGGGTCTCCTTCACCTCACACAATGAGCACAGGAGAAATGCAAGACATGGACGGTTTCAAGAAGTTCCTGCTCCAGGGCGACCTGATCAAACTCGCGGTCGCCTTCATCATGGGTGGCGCGTTCGCCACGGTCGTGACCGCGACGGTTGACATCATCATGGACCTGCTCGGCAAGCTCGGCGGCACGCCGGACTTCTCGAACTACGAGCCGCAGGGCATCAGCCTCGGCGCATGGCTGACCGCGGTGATCGCCTTCCTCATCATGGCCTCGGTCGTCTACTTCCTCATCGTGAAGCCCTACACCCACGCCAAGGAGCGCTTCTTCCCGGACCCGGACCCGGGCGAGACGGAGATCGACATCCTCAAGCAGATCCGCGACAGCCTCAGCGCCCGCTGATCCCGGTCGCACCCAGGTGCCGTCTCACCCACCGTGGTGAGGCGGCACCTGCGATTTCAGCCATCGGTCCGACGCCGACTCCTCCGACTCGGCCGACGCCTCCCGCTCGTCCTGAGTCGTCTCGGGGAGTACGTCACCGAAGATCCGCGCCAGCCGCTGCTTGCGCTGCCACTCCGGCTCCTCCGGCTCCTCGGGCTCCTCCGGCCCTGCCGTCTCGGAGGAGGTGTCCTCGTCCATCAGCAGAGACCCGCCCGCTCACGCGCCGCCTTCGCCTCTTCGGCGATCTGGGCGAGCTCTTCCTCGGAAGCGCCGCTGCTGGCACCGTCGGACGCGGTGTCCGACGACTCACCGGTCGCCGCATCTTCAGAGGGCTTCGTGTCCGCGGTCTCGCCGTCGGTCGAGCCACTGTCAGACGGCGCGTCGCCCGTGTCCTTGCTCTTCTTGCCGGAAGCCTCTCCGGCGTCCAGCGCCCCGGCGGCGATCTTCTTGGTCAGCGGCTTGTCGTTGGCGATGGCCTTGAAGACGTTCTTCGCCTTCTCCTCGTCGAGGACGACGGTCGCCTCGGGGTTCTCGGGATCGGGAACCGTCGGGATGGTGAGGAACTTGATGTTCTCCATCCCGATGCTCTTGAACCCGGCGCCGATCTTCGCCATCGTCTCGAGGTTGTCCTTGAGGCCTTCGTCCATGGTCAAGCCCTTGGTCGCGGCGTTGAGGAAGCTGAGCACCTTCGTAGGACTGGACAGGGTGTCGCCGGAGAGCAGCTTGGCCGCCATCGACCCGATGAACGCCTGCTGGCGCTTGGACCGGTCGAGGTCACCGCCGTCACCGAGGCCGTGTCGCAGGCGTACGTAGTTGAGGGCCTGTTTACCCGTCAGCCTCTGCTTGCCCGCGTCGAAGTGAGCGCCGGTGTACTTGTCATCGACCTCCTCGGGAAGACAGACGTCGACGCCGTCGATGGCGTCGACCATTCCCTTGAAGCTCGCGAAGTCGACGACCACGAGATGGTTGACCGTGATGTCGCACTTCTTGCCGCACATCTCGCTGGCGACGGACTCCAGCTGGGTGATCGTGCAGGTCGGACCGGCCGTCGCGTACGCGGCGTTCCACCGCACGTACTCCGCCGGCGCCGTGCTCCCGTCCTCGGTCTTGCAGGAAGGGCGGTTCACCATCGTGTCGCGAGGGATCGAGACGCCGTAGGCGAACTTCCGGTTGGCGGACAGGTGCAGCAGGATGTTGGTGTCCGAACCGCCACCGCTCTCACCATCGACGCCGCACCCTTCGCAATCGCGGCTGTCCGAGCCCATCACCAAGATGTTGATCGGCTCCTTCGGACCGACATCCGCCGCTTTCTCTCCGAGGCTGACGGTGGTGATGTTCGACTTGAGGTCGCGGTAGGTGTAGACGACGAACAGCCCGACGATCAGCGCCAGCACGAGCAAGGTCGAGCTGAGCACCTGCCACACACTGATCCGCGGCTTGTCGCGGTCCTCGTCCTCGTCACCCGGGTAGGGGGCGTACGGCTCTTCGTAGCCGCCCTGGGGCGGGTAGTCGTCATACGGCTCGTCGTCGTAGCCCGACGCGTACGACGCGCCCCGGCGCTCCGGAGCGGGATAGGCCTCATGCCGGGCCTCGTGCAGCTCGTCACGCGAGGACGTACGTCCGCGGGGCCGCTCGGCGGGGGCAGGGGCGTTCCAGTCGAACTCGCGGGCAGCCGGCGGGGCGAGCTGCTGGTCGGGGACCTTGGGCGCGGACGGAACCGGCTGAGGATCCTGGCGATACCACTCGGGCGCGGGCGCGACCGCGGTCTCCTCGAGGGAGGGCGTCGGCGCGGGCGGCGGGGGTACGTGACGGGCGGGGCGCGGTGTCTCGCGTGGTGTCTCGCGCAGCGCCGGCGCGACCGCGGTCAAGTCCGGGTCGCCCCACTCCTGAGGTGACGGCGGAGCAGGCGTCGGTGACGCACCCGCGCTCCCCCGGCCCATCGCCTGGTAGCGCTCGGCCCGGGTCGGCTCCCGCCGCACCGGTTCGACGCGCAGAGGGTCGACACGCGGCGGCTCGGCGACGGAACGATCGACCGGAGCCGGCTCCTGACGAGCCGGACGCGCAGCGCGGCGACCACCGCCCGCTGACCCCGGCCCCGGACCTGGGCCCGGAGGCGGCGGCGACACGAACTCGGACTGCGGACGCGCGGCCCGCCGTCCACCGCCGGGCTCCGCCGACGGCTGGTCGGTCGGTACGTCAGCGGCCCGGGCACCACGGCCGGAACGAGTCCCCCCAGACTCATTGCCGGCAGCCTCGTCGGCGCCGTACATCCACTCGAATCCGGACACGCCCGAGCCAGAATCCGCACCCCCACGTCGGGGAGGCAGGGAGGGGTCAGGCATAGATCACCGTCACTCGTCGCTTGTCATCGGGGGGATTCGGGTTGAGTCGACGGTGACTCAACCTACGCGAGGGCCCCAAGTTTGGCCCCTGACCGCATCGAACCCCAAACCGTAGTATCACCCGCCACCATGGCAAGATATCCGCGAACGCCCCAGTAGCTCAGTGGATAGAGCAGCCGCCTCCTAAGCGAAAGGTCGCAAGTTCGACTCTTGCCTGGGGCACCACGAACCACCCGCCACACCATCCCGGACCGGCCCCGTGAGGCCGCTGACCTGCGGATAGCGTCAGTGCAGAGAGCCGTCCGGCGCCCCGACCCTCCAGTCGAAGAACGGGACCTCGAGCCCTGCACGTGTCGGAGCGCAGAGAAACGGCCCCGCGCTCACCTCACGGCGCGTCTCGAACGGAAGTACGCGCACCAGCTGCCAGCTCGCATCCTCCCTGCGCGCACGGATCGTCAGCGCGTCGTCCGCCCAGCTCACCCGGAACGTCACCCGGGTGTCGCCCCACTCGGGAGCTGACGAGGCCGACCAGTCCGATCGGCCGTCGGTCACGACCGCGCCGATCTGAGGAACACCGTCGGCGAACTCGATACCGGCCTTGACCCAGTGCTCATCCGAGGCACGGACGAAGATCCCGGCCTGGTCGAACTGCTGCGAGAACGGCGTGCCGAACTCGACCTCCATCGCCGACCCCGGAGCGAGCGGAGCGACGAGCGCGTGCTCGGTGTCGTGCACGAAGCCGTACGCGGTGTGCCGCCAGGCGTCGCTGCCCTCCACCGCGGTCGCGACCAGGACGCCCTCGGGCGTCACCCGGGCGGCGGCCGGCTCGTGCGTCCACCGGCCTGCCGACCAGTCGAGTGAATTCATGGCGGTGATCCTAGGTCGGTCGGCTCCCGAGGCGACTCAGCCGGCCGGCTGCAGCCGCCAAAGCAAAGTTCTCCTCGGCCCCTTGACTGATATGAGGTCCGTCACACACTATGAATGGGAACGTTCCCGCTAACGTTCCCATCCGTCCCAGACACGAGGAGCCTCGCTCATGAACCTCGACCTTCGCGGCCTCACCCCCGCGCCCGTCACACCCTTCACTCGCGACCTCGAGGTCGACTACGACGCCCTCGCCTCGCTCACCCGTTGGTACGCCTCGATCCCCGGCATCACCGGGCTGGTCTACCTGGGCCACGCCGGCGAGGGCACCTACCTCACCCCCGAGGAGCAGGTGCGGGTCATCGAGGTCGCCGTGGAGAACGCCGGTGACGTACCGGTGATCGCCGGCATCACCGGCGAGGGCGACAAGGTCGCCGGACTCGAGGCCAAGCGCGCGATGGAGGCCGGCGCGCGTGCCGGCCTCCTCTACCCCTCGCACGGCTGGCTGCGCTTCGGGTTCCAGAAGGGCGCCCCTCAGGAGCGCTACCGCATCGTGCACGAGGAGTCCGGCCTCCCGCTCATCCTGTTCCAGTACCCCGACGCCACCAAGGCCAGCTACGACCTCGCCACCCAGCTCGAGATCGGGGCCCAGCCCGGCGTCTTCGCCACCAAGAACGGGGTGCGCAACATGCGCCGCTGGGACACCGAGATCCCTGTCCTCCGCCAAGAGCTCCCGGACCTGCAGATCCTGAGCTGCCACGACGAATACCTGCTGCACACGATCTTCGATGTCGACGGCCTGCTGGTCGGCTACGGAGGCATCGCTCCCGAGCTGCTCGTCGAGTTCATCGCAGCGGGCAAGGCCAAGGACTATCCCGAGGCGCGCCGCATCCACGACACCCTGCTCCCCGTCACCAAGAACGTCTATCACCGCGGCTCCCACATGGAGGGGACCGTCGCGCTCAAGCTGGCCCTCGTCGAGCGCGGCAAGCTCGAGCACGCCGCCGTGCGGCCGCCGCTGCTGCCGCTGGCACCCGAGGCCCAGGGCGAGATCTCGCTCGCGCTCAAGCACGCGGGCATCATCTGAGACCGGTGCCGGCCCCGCCACGATCCGCGTGGGCCGGCACCCACCCCGCACCGTACGACCGGCGACGCCTTCGGCTCGCGGCCCCACGCTCCGCATCCCGTCACCACTGACAGAGGCTTCTCGCGGAGCATCATCGACGGCATCATGGCGACTGTCACGGTCGGCCGCCGTCCCCGCCCGACGCCCGTTGCGTCGTGAGCATTCTTCCGCACATCCCCGCTGGCGTCGGGGCCGTGCCGAGATGAGAGGACCTCCCCATGTCCCACCCCACCGCCGTACCCTCCGACGCCGTCAGCACCGAACGCCACCCAGCCTCCCCGGTTCGCAGGCGGGGCGTCCTCCAGATGCTGAAGCTGATGGGCCCCGCCTTCATCGTCGGCGCCTGGCAGTTCGGGCCCGGCAATCTCGTCTCTGCCGTCCAGGCCGGAAGCCTCTACACCTACGACCTCATCTGGGTCATCGTGCTCTCGACCGTGCTCATGCTCGTCTTCGCGGACATGAGCGTCCGTATCGGTATGTCGTCACGCGGCTCCGTCGTGGCGACCATCAAGGAGACGCTCGGAAAGCCCACGGGTGTCGCAGCCGGACTCGGCGTCTTCGGCATCACGCTGTGCTTCTCCGTCGGCAACGCGGTGGGCACCGGCCTCGGTCTCTCGCTCGTGCTCGGCGGCAAGCCCGTCATCTGGACCATCGCGTGCAGCGTCCTCGTCGTCGCGATCCTCTTCACCCGCAGTGCCTACAAGGTGATCGAGAAGCTGGTGCTGGCGATCGTCGCCCTGATGGCAGCCGCCTTCATCGTCACGGCCATCGTCACGAAGCCGGACTGGATGGGAGTCGCCGAAGGTGCGGTCGTTCCCACCGTGCCGCACGGTGTCGGGCTCCTCATCGTTGCCCTCGTCGGCACGAACTTCTCCCTCAACGCCGCCTTCTACGCCGGCTACGCCAGCCGCGAACGTGGCCTCCGGCCCGAGGACTACCGCGACACGACGATCGCCGACACGATCCCCGGGATCCTCGCTCCCGGCATGATGACCGCACTCGTGATCG from Nocardioides luteus includes:
- a CDS encoding dihydrodipicolinate synthase family protein, with the protein product MNLDLRGLTPAPVTPFTRDLEVDYDALASLTRWYASIPGITGLVYLGHAGEGTYLTPEEQVRVIEVAVENAGDVPVIAGITGEGDKVAGLEAKRAMEAGARAGLLYPSHGWLRFGFQKGAPQERYRIVHEESGLPLILFQYPDATKASYDLATQLEIGAQPGVFATKNGVRNMRRWDTEIPVLRQELPDLQILSCHDEYLLHTIFDVDGLLVGYGGIAPELLVEFIAAGKAKDYPEARRIHDTLLPVTKNVYHRGSHMEGTVALKLALVERGKLEHAAVRPPLLPLAPEAQGEISLALKHAGII
- a CDS encoding DUF1349 domain-containing protein, with translation MNSLDWSAGRWTHEPAAARVTPEGVLVATAVEGSDAWRHTAYGFVHDTEHALVAPLAPGSAMEVEFGTPFSQQFDQAGIFVRASDEHWVKAGIEFADGVPQIGAVVTDGRSDWSASSAPEWGDTRVTFRVSWADDALTIRARREDASWQLVRVLPFETRREVSAGPFLCAPTRAGLEVPFFDWRVGAPDGSLH
- a CDS encoding FmdB family zinc ribbon protein; translated protein: MPTYQYACTECGHAFDQFQSFSDASLTECPECGGKLRKVFSAAGVVFKGSGFYRTDSRSGSSSSTSSTSSTSSSSTSSPAPAASGSSD
- a CDS encoding 5-formyltetrahydrofolate cyclo-ligase; this translates as MGRKTALRDQLLTTRGRIGLPRLGSLARALSQVVTDIPDVRSAATVALYVSIGTEPGTGPLIDELDAAGKRILLPCLLPDNDLDWAVYDGELVRAARGLLEPGGERLGVSAIAGADVVLVPGLAVDSRGHRMGRGGGSYDRILARVPAGTFTCALLYPWEIGVPVPVEDHDRAVGAAASAEGMQRFS
- a CDS encoding UTP--glucose-1-phosphate uridylyltransferase translates to MGSPGLAKAMAKMRDAGVEDVAVQTFAHYYRQLEHGETGMIPEDTIEPVDIPSISDAVVSDDEAHAAISTTAVIKLNGGLGTSMGMDRAKSLLCVRKGLSFLDVIARQILHMREKYDVRLPLLLMNSFRTSEDSLAALERYQDLPVEGLPLEFLQNREPRLLVDDLTPVEWPKDPELEWCPPGHGDIYTALLDTGLLDLLIEQGYERVFVSNSDNLGAVPDEKVAGWFAKSGAPFAIEAVRRTPSDRKGGHFARRKSDGRLILRETAQTRDEDKVALQDLSRHKYCSTNNIWFDLKALKKVLSERDGILGLPLIRNEKTVDPSDPNTPKVVQIETAMGAAIEVFEGSQLIEVGRDRFVPVKTTNDLLVLRSDVYDIGEDFVLDQVADEVPFIDLDGDYYKYVANFDERFPEGAPSLRKASSLTVNGDWTFGKGVQVIGAVELDGANAERVAPATVLSD
- a CDS encoding LCP family glycopolymer transferase — translated: MRREPTRAERYQAMGRGSAGASPTPAPPSPQEWGDPDLTAVAPALRETPRETPRPARHVPPPPAPTPSLEETAVAPAPEWYRQDPQPVPSAPKVPDQQLAPPAAREFDWNAPAPAERPRGRTSSRDELHEARHEAYPAPERRGASYASGYDDEPYDDYPPQGGYEEPYAPYPGDEDEDRDKPRISVWQVLSSTLLVLALIVGLFVVYTYRDLKSNITTVSLGEKAADVGPKEPINILVMGSDSRDCEGCGVDGESGGGSDTNILLHLSANRKFAYGVSIPRDTMVNRPSCKTEDGSTAPAEYVRWNAAYATAGPTCTITQLESVASEMCGKKCDITVNHLVVVDFASFKGMVDAIDGVDVCLPEEVDDKYTGAHFDAGKQRLTGKQALNYVRLRHGLGDGGDLDRSKRQQAFIGSMAAKLLSGDTLSSPTKVLSFLNAATKGLTMDEGLKDNLETMAKIGAGFKSIGMENIKFLTIPTVPDPENPEATVVLDEEKAKNVFKAIANDKPLTKKIAAGALDAGEASGKKSKDTGDAPSDSGSTDGETADTKPSEDAATGESSDTASDGASSGASEEELAQIAEEAKAARERAGLC
- a CDS encoding Nramp family divalent metal transporter; translated protein: MSHPTAVPSDAVSTERHPASPVRRRGVLQMLKLMGPAFIVGAWQFGPGNLVSAVQAGSLYTYDLIWVIVLSTVLMLVFADMSVRIGMSSRGSVVATIKETLGKPTGVAAGLGVFGITLCFSVGNAVGTGLGLSLVLGGKPVIWTIACSVLVVAILFTRSAYKVIEKLVLAIVALMAAAFIVTAIVTKPDWMGVAEGAVVPTVPHGVGLLIVALVGTNFSLNAAFYAGYASRERGLRPEDYRDTTIADTIPGILAPGMMTALVIAAAAATLAGEGGPAGATIEQFSAVLEPVAGEVGRTIFALGFFGAALSAMIANATAGGTLLADGLGLGNQIASSRVRVGIVGVLTFGATVTILAAGTSPVQLIIVAQAMTVLIAPLLGILLVILSNNRRLMGGLRNRWWQNVLAAVGLVTIIAMCYQLIDTVTTLLSTL
- a CDS encoding SAF domain-containing protein; the encoded protein is MLTRITSFTRRVRRGVLAHRRLLAFLLTASAVAIGFSATRPDPPDTSTMAVASRDLPVGTVLTAADLTDIEADPGSVPADLAEAPLGERLAAPLRRGEPVTDVRLVGPELTEGHPDLVAVPVRLPDAEMAGLLHVGDTVDLYATDPATAETARVTTDTLILSLPQGIEPNRNDSSGQGKTEGFGVTNTSAGRLVIVGVAASSVEDVTSAGVGGYLTFAY
- a CDS encoding MscL family protein gives rise to the protein MDGFKKFLLQGDLIKLAVAFIMGGAFATVVTATVDIIMDLLGKLGGTPDFSNYEPQGISLGAWLTAVIAFLIMASVVYFLIVKPYTHAKERFFPDPDPGETEIDILKQIRDSLSAR